From a single Podarcis raffonei isolate rPodRaf1 chromosome 10, rPodRaf1.pri, whole genome shotgun sequence genomic region:
- the LOC128422884 gene encoding zinc finger protein 850-like, which yields MGKKGFKCKECGKIFSQSGNLNIHQRTHTGEKPFKCMECGKSFIQSGHLRRHQRTHIGEKPFKCIECGKSFSDNGTLRTHQWTHTGEKPYECMECGKSFRDNRTLRRHQRTHTGEKPYECMECGKSFSYDAGLRSHQRTHTGEKPFKCIECGKSFSDNGTLRRHQRTHTEEKPYECMECGKSFSQNGTLRRHQRTHIGEKPFKCIECGKSFSDNGTLRTHQWTHTGEKPYECMECGKSFSYDAGLRSHQRTHTGEKPYECMECGKSFSYHAGLRSHQRTHTGEKPYECMECGKSFSYHAGLRSHQRTHTEEKPCECMECGKSFSDNGTLRRHQRTHTGEKPFKCIECGRKFSQSGHLNMHQLTHTGEKPFKCMECGKSFSDNGTLRTHQRTHTGEKPYECMECGKSFSFNGSLRRHQRTHTGEKPYECMECGKSFCYNGTLRTHQRTHTGEKPYECMACGKSFRDNRNLRRHQQTHTGEKPCKCMECGKSFSDNGTLRRHQRTHTGEKPYKCMHCGKSFSNSGNFNKHQRTHTGEKPYECMECGKSFCYNGTLRIHQRTHTGEKPYECMECGKSFRDNGTLRTHQRTHTGEKPFNCMECGRKFSQSRHLSVHQLTHTGQ from the exons ATGGGCAAGAAAGGATTCAAATGCAAGGAGTGTGGGAAgatcttcagtcagagtggaaacctcaatatacatcaacggactcacacaggggagaaaccatttaaatgcatggagtgtggaaagagcttcattcagagtggacacctgagaagacatcaacggactcacataggggagaaaccatttaaatgtatagagtgtggaaagagctttagtgataatggaacccttagaacacatcaatggactcacacaggggagaaaccatatgaatgtatggagtgtgggaagagctttcgtGATAATAGAACCCTTAgacgacatcaacggactcacacaggggagaaaccatatgaatgtatggagtgtgggaagagcttcagttacgatgcaggccttagatcacatcaacggactcacacaggggagaaaccatttaaatgtatagagtgtggaaagagctttagtgataatggaacccttagaagacatcaacggactcacacagaggagaaaccatatgaatgtatggagtgtggaaagagctttagtcagaatggaacccttagaagacatcaacggactcacataggggagaaaccatttaaatgtatagagtgtggaaagagctttagtgataatggaacccttagaacacatcaatggactcacacaggggagaaaccatatgaatgtatggagtgtgggaagagcttcagttacgatgcaggccttagatcacatcaacggactcacacaggggagaaaccatatgaatgtatggagtgtgggaagagcttcagttaccatgcaggccttagatcacatcaacggactcacacaggggagaaaccatatgaatgtatggagtgtgggaagagcttcagttaccatgcaggccttagatcacatcaacggactcacacagaggagaaaccatgtgaatgtatggagtgtggaaagagctttagtgataatggaacccttagaagacatcaacggactcacacaggggagaaaccatttaaatgtatagagtgcggaagaaaattcagtcagagtggacacctaaatatgcatcaactgactcacacgggtgaaaaaccttttaaatgcatggagtgcggaaagagctttagtgataatggaacccttagaacacatcaacggactcacacaggggagaaaccatatgaatgtatggagtgcggaaagagcttcagtttcaatggaagccttagaagacatcaacggactcacacgggggagaaaccatatgaatgtatggagtgcggaaagagcttttgttataatggaacccttagaacacatcaacggactcacacaggggagaaaccatatgaatgtatggcatgcggaaagagctttcgtgataaccgcaaccttagaagacatcaacagactcacacaggggagaaaccatgtaaatgtatggagtgtggaaagagctttagtgataatggaacccttagaagacatcaacggactcacacaggggagaaaccatataaatgtatgcattgtggaaagagcttcagtaatagTGGAAACTTCAataaacatcaacggactcacacaggggagaaaccatatgaatgtatggagtgcggaaagagcttttgttataatggaacccttagaatacatcaacggacacacacgggggagaaaccatatgaatgtatggaatgtggaaagagctttcgtgataatggaacccttagaacacatcaacggactcacacaggggaaaaaccatttaattgcatggagtgcggaaggaAATTCAGTCAGAGTCGACACCTCAGCgtgcatcaactgactcacacaggg caatga